The Flavobacterium johnsoniae genomic sequence ACTCTGTTTGATTATTTTGTTCGAGTATATTTAACATAAATTCATTGAGGCAATACATTTGGGTAGTTGGCTCTGTTAAATAATAACTACCATTGAATTCTATAAAGGGTTTAAGTAGAATAGGATTATTATCGACATCGTCATAATCAATTAAAGTTTCTCTATCAAAAACAAAATACTTTATTATATCATTTTGAATACCTAGTTTCCTGTAAATTACCTCTACTTTGTCAAACGAAAATTTAAATAACTCTTTGCGTTTTTTAAATTCATCTTCATCTAAAAAGCATAATTCGATTTCCCCATCATTTCCAAATGACATATACCGCTCAAAATTTAGGTCTTTTGCTATTTCATTATGTATGTAAAGCATAAAAAGTAAACCATCATGAATTAATAGTTTTAACTCATTTGGTAAATCATTATCACTTTGGAGAATTGCTTTAACAAGAGAATCGACAGTTTCTGTGCTATTATTTGCAGTTCCTGGAAATACAATATTGTTACCATTAAAAAATTGAAAATTCTCTGTGAATGAAGTTTCGGCTGGGTCTTCTCTGTAATCCGAAGGAAATAATTCTGTAAGTATATTTATAACACCATCAACATTAATTGATTTTGTTACAGCATTTAAGTTATTAATTATAATGCTTTGAATGATTTCAAGTCTTAAGTTTTTTCCGTGATTTACAGGCATAACTTTAGACAAAGAGATAAATTGAAGTAGCTCTAAAGTATTTCTATCTTTAATAAAATTTTCAAACTCTTTATAATTATTCAATTTTCAAATTTTATTCATTAACAACTCCTTTTTAGCCCTCTTCGAAGTCTCCCGATTCGATGAATACCTTTCTTGTCTTTATTTTTTTTGCAAATAGTTCTTCCACAAATATATAAAAACCAAAAACAACAATTTGCAATTTTTAGATTAGTATTGCGTAATCAACTTGTGTGACGAAGTCAGGAGACTTCGTGGAGCGGAGTACGAAAATAAATTCCTCACACTCCACATTCTGACATACCCCGAACGGCGAATTTTACTTTGATGAATGCATAGAAAATCAAATTATTATATTATGTTCTAAGTATTTATTTAAACGAATGCCCATTTTCGTATCTAAAATTGAATTAGTATCATTGAGAACTGACACTTTCATTAACCCACATTCATGTGCTTTAGTATTTCCAGCTTTATTTGTAAAATTCCCTTTTATATATTCAGGTTCTTCTTGATATTCTAATTTAGGATATAAAAGAATTGCGTTTTTAGCATTCCAATATTCATTATAAACGAACATTTGTTTTAGATCATCATCCGATGGAATATTGTTTTCTACCAATTTCCATTTTGTATCTATAATGGTAGTACATTTTGTTATTTTGTGTTCAATGACAATATCGGGGCGAATTGATTTGCTTCTTACCGAATTTGATAATCTCCAAAAGGTTTTAGAATTCTGAACTTTTAAATTCCAATCTCTATGTTTTCCTTTAAATAATTGACGGTAAACATATTCTTCCCACAAACAATTCATATCAAAAAGGATTGCAAGCACATGATTTTTGCCATTACTAATATCTGGACGAAAGTTTAGCAATAACATAGCCGCAATTTCAATTGCTTCCCGATAATGATTGTTCTTTCTATTATAATTTAGCCTAGAAAACAATTCTTCGCTAACTTGAATGTCTTTTAAATCTGGGAAAGATAAAATAAGATTACTGACTTTATCTTTTAAAAATGGACTTGAACTTATTTTAGGGATTAATTTTAATGCTTTAAAAAGTATTTGGTTAAATTCATTTTCTCTATCGTACTCCTGATGTTTAGTGTAAAAATTTTCCTGATGAACCAAGTTTTTTTGAATTTGAATATTAAAAAGTAATTTTCCTTTTAAAGCTTTACAATTTCCTTCTTCAAAACGGTATTTTTTAAGTAAACCCATATGAAGGATTTTTTCACATTCATTTATAAAAAGTTCTAAGTATACTTCAAGAATGCTATTTGGTTTAAAATTTAAATTTGCTTTTTCATGAGAGTAAACATTCATCCATCGACATTCTCTTAGCATGTCTATTAAGACTTTTTGCCATTTTGCTTTGTCTTTTTCTTCTGCTGCTTGGCCAATTTTCGGAAGCACTTCAATAGTCAAATCACCGACTTGTATTACTCCAACATATTTATTAAATCTCACACCATTGGGAGTTAGTGTAAAAAAATTTCCACCGTGTTTCTCATTATACCAACCTAAAGCTTTCCAATGATTTTCTTTAAAACCATTAGAATTAATAGTGAGTGTTTTGTACTCATAAACTTGTATTGGCTTATTAATACGCATTTGATGTTTTTAAATTATACTAATACAATGATTGAAAATCACTAATACTTATGGTGTTACAATCTTTTAATTTATATTGCCAAGACTGATCATACTGTCCTGCTACTCCATTTCCGCCACTGAATGTTGCAAAAATATTGCTTGATATTTGTTCTTTTACTTCAAAGAAATTATCCCCTAATACTAATCCTAATTTTTCATAATCATTATAAAAATATTCCTGTAACAATGGAATGATTTTATCTGCAAAGGCTTTTCTTAAATCAGCCACATTATGAATGTTCCATAACCAAGCATGACCAATTGTATGATCATTATCTTTCAACACCTTTAATCTTTCATTTATTTTGGCCAACATTGAGACTAAATTAATACCATCTGTAGTTATACTAAGTTTATCTTCTTCAGGTAGTTTTGGAACAAACGAAAACCTTCTTCTTAATGCAGTATCTAATGCTTCTACACTTTTATCAGCCGTA encodes the following:
- a CDS encoding McrC family protein codes for the protein MRINKPIQVYEYKTLTINSNGFKENHWKALGWYNEKHGGNFFTLTPNGVRFNKYVGVIQVGDLTIEVLPKIGQAAEEKDKAKWQKVLIDMLRECRWMNVYSHEKANLNFKPNSILEVYLELFINECEKILHMGLLKKYRFEEGNCKALKGKLLFNIQIQKNLVHQENFYTKHQEYDRENEFNQILFKALKLIPKISSSPFLKDKVSNLILSFPDLKDIQVSEELFSRLNYNRKNNHYREAIEIAAMLLLNFRPDISNGKNHVLAILFDMNCLWEEYVYRQLFKGKHRDWNLKVQNSKTFWRLSNSVRSKSIRPDIVIEHKITKCTTIIDTKWKLVENNIPSDDDLKQMFVYNEYWNAKNAILLYPKLEYQEEPEYIKGNFTNKAGNTKAHECGLMKVSVLNDTNSILDTKMGIRLNKYLEHNIII